In the Euphorbia lathyris chromosome 5, ddEupLath1.1, whole genome shotgun sequence genome, one interval contains:
- the LOC136229482 gene encoding uncharacterized protein — protein MASISVYSTLCNPCYNDVVSFPSRRACTVTFKTSFFGFKLPGKPVSLSNCNTPRSKPVIAASTSTSTHTFDVVIIGAGIIGLTIARQFLVSSNLSVAVVDKAVPCSGATGAGQGYIWMGHKSPESDTWDLTMRSHELWSMLAESIRDQGLNPLEVLGWKKTGSLLVSRTPEESEVLKRKVKQLSQAGLKAEYLSNHDLRLEEPAVEVGEGGGAAFFPDDCQLDAHRTVAFIEKANRNFASKGRYIEFYHDPVTNLLRSSISGEIEAVQTSKNTLYSKKAIVVAAGCWSGSLMRDLFKESALDVPVKPRKGHLLVIENFSSFKLNHGLMEVGYVDHQQPEVTNPVSGLVDNRKTLSVSMTATMDALGNLVLGSSREFSGFSTEVDESIVGCIWNRAGEFFPKLKELTLEDITLSRKLRIGLRPYMPDGKPVIGSVPDFSNVIIATGHEGGGLSMAMGTAEMVADMVLGNAGTVNYAPFVVQGRCC, from the exons GTTTCATTGTCAAACTGCAACACCCCCCGATCCAAACCCGTTATCGCAGCTTCTACTTCTACTTCTACTCATACCTTCGATGTTGTGATTATCGGTGCCGGAATCATCGGTTTGACTATTGCAAGGCAGTTTCTGGTCAGCTCGAACTTATCCGTGGCCGTCGTTGACAAAGCCGTTCCTTGTTCTGGTGCTACTGGTGCAG GGCAGGGCTACATATGGATGGGGCACAAGTCACCGGAAAGTGATACATGGGACCTCACAATGCGGAGCCACGAACTGTGGTCTATGCTAGCAGAGAGCATCCGTGATCAAGGATTGAATCCATTAGAGGTCTTGGGATGGAAGAAGACCG GAAGTTTGTTGGTGAGCAGAACGCCTGAAGAGTCAGAGGTGTTGAAAAGGAAGGTGAAGCAGCTCTCTCAAGCTGGATTGAAGGCAGAGTATTTGTCCAACCATGACTTGCGTTTGGAGGAACCTGCTGTGGAGGTTGGGGAAGGTGGTGGAGCTGCCTTTTTCCCAGATGATTGTCAATTGGATGCTCATCGTACGGTTGCATTTATTGAAAAG GCAAATAGAAATTTTGCATCAAAAGGGAGATACATAGAGTTCTATCACGATCCAGTGACAAACTTATTGAG aTCTTCTATCAGTGGGGAGATCGAAGCTGTTCAGACTTCCAAAAATACCTTGTATAGTAAGAAGGCAATAGTGGTTGCTGCAGGTTGTTGGAGCGGGTCTTTGATGCGTGACCTATTTAAAGAATCTGCATTGGATGTACCTGTTAAGCCTAGAAAG GGTCACTTGCTTGTGATTGAGAACTTTAGTTCTTTTAAATTGAATCATGGCCTGATGGAGGTGGGTTATGTTGATCATCAACAGCCAGAAGTGACCAATCCAGTATCAGGGCTGGTTGATAATAGGAAGACCCTTTCTGTTTCAATGACAGCCACTATGGATGCTCTGGGAAACCTTGTTCTTg GTAGCAGCCGAGAGTTTTCAGGATTTAGCACTGAAGTAGATGAATCAATTGTTGGCTGTATATGGAACCGTGCTGGAGAATTCTTTCCCAAGTTAAAAGAGCTTACCCTTGAAGATATTACTTTGAGCAGAAAGCTGAGAATAGGATTACGCCCATATA TGCCTGATGGGAAGCCCGTGATTGGGTCTGTGCCTGATTTTTCAAATGTGATAATTGCAACTGGGCATGAAGGTGGAGGACTTTCTATG GCTATGGGTACTGCTGAAATGGTTGCTGATATGGTGTTGGGCAATGCTGGTACTGTTAATTATGCACCATTTGTTGTTCAAGGTCGATGTTGTTGA
- the LOC136229481 gene encoding linoleate 9S-lipoxygenase-like — protein MESHKPCSALHACMGAMHSKNTHSDKNYVIIGKFVVQLSQGKSGPGKSAYIHVYSRTTVDPKTGKGKLSEKAHLKHGKSKKHNGTKTITYKIKLHVEPEFGTPGAFVMINQHKHEFYLESATLEALDKQIIHFNCRSWVYPVQKTKSERLFFSNTSYLPNQTPIALVELRKSELTSLRGDGTGEMKEWDRTYDYDFYNDLGSPDKGQKYARPILGGSELHPYPRRGRTGRPPCSTDSSTESWPEKINLDIYVPPDERFSPKKLSELISNSVQAAVHFVIPETKSLLKQDPSTFKSFDDIHDMLTGKKSQAIDGKVMEKLKKIVPDELFTQILHASKANIKEFPLPQIITENEFTWKDDDEFGRQMIAGINPAQIQCLQKFPPEGKHGVSAIRASDIEQNLDGLNVIEAMEQWRIFILDHHDYLMPVLDRINKKGTCAYASRTLFFLRNNATLKPLAIELSLPASLTENNNSQVFLPANQGTEAALWHLAKAHVAANDSAYHQLISHWLYTHAVIEPFIIATRRQLSVMHPIYRLLDPHFKDTMHINALARSFLINSGGILEKALFTGETSMELSSELYKDWRLDEQALPADLLKRRLALKDPGNPTGVQLLFEDYPYGADGLEIWCAIRTWVTEFCSIFYIDNDTVKSDIEIQEWWSEIIKVGHGDKCNETWWYEMTSISNLIETLTTLIWISSAFHAAVNFGQFAYASYLPNRPMLCRKFIPKEGEKEFGEFLVDPDKYYLNMLPGRFQTSLGIALTMVLSHHSSDEEYLGQRPLEWTDNKEVQQKFEKFNEVLKEIEKKISERNSNPDLKNRRGTTKIPYELLYPNTSNTGSKEGITGKGIPNSISI, from the exons ATGGAATCACATAAACCGTGTTCCGCCTTGCATGCATGCATGGGAGCCATGCACAGCAAGAATActcattctgataagaactatGTTATCATAGGAAAATTTGTTGTTCAACTAAGTCAGGGGAAATCAGGACCTGGAAAGTCAGCATATATACATGTTTATAGCAGGACAACAGTTGACCCAA AAACTGGTAAAGGGAAACTGAGTGAGAAAGCCCACCTCAAGCATGGAAAGAGCAAGAAACACAATGGAACCAAAAcaataacatataaaataaaGCTCCATGTTGAGCCAGAGTTTGGAACTCCAGGAGCATTTGTTATGATAAACCAACATAAACATGAATTCTACCTTGAATCTGCAACCCTTGAAGCTCTAGACAAACAAATCATCCATTTTAACTGCAGGTCTTGGGTATACCCAGTCCAAAAGACAAAATCAGAGCGCTTGTTCTTCTCAAACACT AGTTATCTGCCAAATCAAACACCTATTGCTTTGGTGGAGTTGAGGAAATCAGAACTTACAAGCTTGAGAGGAGATGGAACAGGAGAGATGAAGGAATGGGATCGAACCTATGATTATGATTTCTACAACGATCTTGGTTCACCAGATAAAGGTCAAAAATATGCTAGACCAATCCTGGGTGGATCTGAATTACACCCATATCCTCGTAGGGGAAGAACAGGTCGCCCTCCCTGCAGCACTG ATTCTTCTACTGAGAGCTGGCCAGAAAAAATCAACCTTGATATATATGTTCCTCCAGACGAGCGGTTTAGCCCCAAAAAGCTTTCAGAGTTGATATCAAATTCAGTCCAAGCAGCTGTACATTTTGTTATTCCCGAGACAAAATCCCTACTCAAACAAGATCCTAGTACTTTCAAGTCATTTGATGACATACATGACATGTTAActggcaagaaaagtcaagccATTGATGGGAAGGTCATGGAGAAACTAAAGAAAATTGTACCGGATGAGCTTTTCACACAAATCTTGCATGCGAGTAAAGCAAACATAAAGGAATTCCCATTGCCTCAGATTATAACAG AAAATGAATTCACCTGGAAGGATGACGATGAATTTGGACGTCAAATGATTGCAGGAATTAATCCAGCTCAAATTCAATGTTTGCAG AAGTTCCCACCAGAAGGAAAACATGGCGTTAGTGCTATAAGGGCATCAGACATAGAGCAGAACTTAGATGGCTTGAATGTTATTGAG GCAATGGAACAATGGAGGATATTCATTTTGGATCACCATGACTACCTCATGCCAGTTTTGGACAGAATAAACAAAAAAGGCACATGTGCTTATGCATCAAGAACACTATTTTTCTTGCGGAATAACGCCACACTAAAGCCATTAGCAATAGAGCTAAGCTTGCCTGCATCCCTTACAGAAAACAATAACAGCCAGGTGTTCCTACCAGCAAATCAAGGCACTGAAGCAGCTCTTTGGCACCTTGCTAAAGCACATGTTGCAGCTAACGACTCAGCCTACCATCAACTGATCAGCCATTG GTTGTACACTCATGCAGTAATCGAGCCATTCATTATTGCAACTAGAAGACAATTGAGTGTAATGCACCCAATTTACCGGCTATTAGATCCTCATTTCAAAGATACTATGCATATAAATGCACTGGCTCGGAGTTTCCTTATTAACTCAGGAGGAATTCTAGAAAAAGCATTGTTCACTGGTGAAACATCCATGGAGTTGTCATCTGAGCTTTATAAAGACTGGAGACTTGATGAACAAGCTCTCCCTGCTGATCTTCTCAAAAG ACGACTGGCCCTTAAAGACCCAGGTAATCCCACAGGGGTTCAGCTCCTCTTTGAGGATTATCCCTATGGTGCAGATGGACTTGAAATATGGTGTGCCATTAGAACATGGGTTACAGAATTTTGCTCTATTTTCTACATAGACAATGATACTGTCAAGTCTGACATAGAAATTCAAGAATGGTGGTCAGAGATTATAAAAGTCGGTCATGGTGATAAATGTAACGAAACATGGTGGTATGAAATGACAAGTATCTCCAACCTAATAGAGACTCTAACAACTCTCATATGGATCTCGTCAGCCTTTCATGCTGCTGTGAACTTTGGGCAATTTGCATATGCCAGCTACCTTCCTAATCGTCCCATGCTATGTCGAAAATTCATTCCAAAGGAAGGGGAAAAGGAATTCGGTGAGTTCCTAGTAGATCCAGATAAATACTATCTTAACATGTTGCCAGGAAGATTCCAGACATCCCTTGGCATAGCATTGACAATGGTCCTCTCACATCATAGCTCAGACGAAGAATACTTGGGACAGAGGCCATTAGAGTGGACTGACAATAAGGAAGTTCAGCAGAAATTTGAGAAGTTCAATGAAGTTCTCAAAGAAATAGAGAAGAAAATCTCTGAGAGGAATTCAAACCCTGATCTTAAGAACAGAAGGGGCACTACCAAGATACCTTACGAACTTCTCTACCCAAATACATCAAATACTGGATCCAAAGAAGGCATAACAGGAAAAGGGATCCCGAACAGCATATCCATATGA
- the LOC136231044 gene encoding uncharacterized protein, with protein sequence MAISTLQRLSSQINRLPSLSPFTKSVVFRSSATSSRPSAKVSDRIVKLFAIDLDGKKREILGLSGHTLLKALTNCGLIDPASHRLEDIDACSAECEVSIAQEWLARLPPRSYDEEYVLKRNSRARVLNKHSRLGCQVVLTQELQGMVVAVPEPKPWDIP encoded by the coding sequence ATGGCTATTTCCACCCTCCAAAGACTCTCCTCCCAAATCAACCGCCTCCCTTCCCTTTCTCCTTTCACCAAATCTGTCGTTTTCCGATCATCCGCCACATCCTCTCGGCCTTCCGCGAAAGTCTCCGATAGAATTGTTAAACTCTTTGCCATCGATCTTGACGGTAAGAAACGGGAGATCCTGGGCCTCTCAGGTCACACTCTCCTCAAGGCTTTGACCAATTGTGGACTTATTGATCCTGCTTCCCATCGCCTCGAGGATATCGATGCTTGCTCTGCCGAGTGCGAGGTCAGCATCGCTCAGGAATGGCTTGCTAGGCTGCCCCCTAGATCTTATGATGAGGAATATGTTTTGAAAAGGAATTCAAGAGCTAGGGTTTTGAACAAGCACTCCAGATTGGGATGCCAGGTCGTCCTTACGCAGGAACTTCAAGGTATGGTTGTTGCTGTTCCTGAGCCAAAACCCTGGGATATTCCGTAA